The following proteins are co-located in the Pseudarthrobacter siccitolerans genome:
- a CDS encoding MBL fold metallo-hydrolase has product MKLTIVGCTGSFPGPGSPASCYLLTANDGERTWKVVMDLGSGALGAIQRYTDLEDIDAIFLTHLHPDHCMDLCGLHVAVRWKPGGWGRGRIPVWGPAATADRMATAYGLELDPGMREEFDFTNWAEREPVTVGPFTVTPFAVNHPVEEAYALRVEVVEPDKEGNRTAKTLTYSGDTDSCAGLEEAAKGADLFLCEAAFEEGRDDGIKDVHLTGKRAGEAAAAAGARRLLLTHIPVWTSQTTVMAEARPVFGGDVAVAVAGVHYTI; this is encoded by the coding sequence GTGAAGCTCACTATCGTCGGCTGCACCGGGTCCTTTCCCGGGCCGGGATCCCCGGCGTCGTGCTACCTCCTGACCGCCAACGACGGCGAGCGGACCTGGAAAGTGGTCATGGACCTGGGCAGCGGGGCCCTGGGCGCCATCCAGCGGTATACCGACCTTGAGGACATCGACGCGATTTTCCTCACCCACCTGCACCCCGACCACTGCATGGACCTCTGCGGCCTGCACGTGGCCGTCCGGTGGAAGCCGGGCGGCTGGGGCAGGGGCCGGATCCCGGTCTGGGGACCGGCGGCCACGGCGGACCGGATGGCCACCGCCTACGGCCTGGAACTTGACCCCGGCATGCGCGAGGAGTTCGACTTCACCAACTGGGCCGAGCGCGAGCCGGTCACCGTTGGTCCCTTCACCGTGACCCCCTTCGCCGTGAACCACCCGGTGGAGGAGGCATACGCCCTCCGGGTGGAAGTGGTGGAGCCGGACAAGGAGGGCAACCGGACTGCCAAGACGCTAACGTACTCCGGCGACACGGACTCCTGCGCAGGCCTGGAGGAGGCCGCGAAGGGCGCTGACCTGTTCCTGTGCGAAGCGGCTTTCGAGGAAGGCCGGGATGACGGCATCAAGGACGTCCACCTGACGGGCAAGCGGGCAGGCGAAGCCGCTGCCGCTGCCGGTGCCCGCCGGCTCCTGCTGACGCACATTCCGGTGTGGACGTCGCAGACCACAGTGATGGCGGAGGCGCGGCCGGTTTTCGGCGGCGACGTTGCGGTGGCCGTGGCCGGGGTGCACTACACCATCTAG
- a CDS encoding nicotinate phosphoribosyltransferase has translation MSTSAGWDHPRTSFYTDHYELTMLQASLHSGAAHRRSVFEAFARRLPDGRRYGIVAGTGRLLEGIANFRFGEAELDFLARTKVVNEETLEYLASYRFSGDIWGYPEGEAYFPYSPILIVEATFAEACMLETYLLSVLNHDSAIASAASRMVTAAGGRPCIEMGSRRTHEEAATASARAAIIAGFDSTSNLEAGIRYGVKTVGTAAHSFTLLHDTERDAFEAQIASLGESTSLLVDTYDVEKAVRAAVDLAGPRLGAVRLDSGDLVAQAQWVRQLLDQLGNENTKIVVTSDLDEFAIAALQSAPVDSYGVGTSLVTGSGAPTASMVYKLVSRTDNDGNFVSVAKAAKNKASVGGRKYALRKLDERGIATSEIVGVGHRPEDDGNDRPLLVQFMKNGELMPGWTGHEGVVRARRRHAETMAELPAVVNRLQRGEAAIPTNYEEN, from the coding sequence GTGAGCACCTCAGCCGGCTGGGACCATCCCCGCACGTCCTTTTACACCGACCACTACGAGCTGACCATGCTGCAGGCGTCGCTCCATTCGGGTGCCGCGCACCGCAGGTCCGTCTTCGAGGCCTTCGCCCGGCGGCTCCCGGACGGCCGGCGCTACGGGATCGTGGCAGGGACTGGCCGGCTGCTGGAGGGCATTGCGAACTTCCGGTTCGGGGAGGCGGAACTGGACTTCCTGGCCCGGACCAAGGTGGTGAACGAGGAGACGCTGGAGTACCTGGCGTCCTACCGCTTCAGCGGTGACATCTGGGGCTACCCGGAGGGCGAAGCCTACTTCCCGTACTCCCCCATCCTCATCGTCGAGGCCACCTTTGCCGAAGCCTGCATGCTGGAGACCTACCTGCTCTCGGTCCTCAACCACGACAGCGCCATCGCATCCGCAGCGTCGCGGATGGTCACCGCCGCCGGCGGCCGCCCCTGCATCGAGATGGGTTCCCGGCGCACCCACGAGGAGGCAGCCACCGCGTCCGCGAGGGCAGCCATCATTGCCGGGTTCGACAGCACGTCCAACCTTGAAGCGGGCATCCGCTACGGGGTCAAGACAGTAGGCACCGCCGCCCACTCCTTCACGCTCCTCCACGACACCGAGCGGGACGCTTTCGAGGCACAGATTGCGTCCCTCGGCGAGTCCACATCCCTCCTGGTGGATACGTACGACGTCGAAAAAGCCGTGCGTGCGGCCGTGGACCTCGCGGGTCCACGCCTTGGCGCCGTCCGGCTTGATTCCGGCGACCTCGTGGCCCAGGCCCAATGGGTGCGCCAGCTCCTGGACCAGCTGGGCAACGAGAACACCAAGATCGTGGTCACCTCGGACCTGGACGAGTTTGCGATCGCCGCGCTGCAGTCCGCGCCGGTGGATTCCTACGGCGTAGGGACGTCCCTGGTCACCGGATCCGGGGCGCCCACCGCCAGCATGGTCTACAAGCTCGTCAGCCGCACGGACAACGACGGGAACTTCGTCTCCGTGGCCAAGGCCGCCAAGAACAAGGCCAGCGTGGGCGGCCGGAAGTACGCCCTCCGGAAGCTGGACGAACGGGGCATTGCCACCTCCGAAATAGTGGGCGTGGGCCACCGACCCGAGGACGACGGCAACGACCGTCCGCTGCTGGTCCAGTTCATGAAGAACGGCGAACTCATGCCGGGCTGGACCGGCCATGAAGGCGTGGTCCGTGCCCGCCGCCGCCACGCCGAAACCATGGCTGAACTGCCCGCAGTGGTCAACCGCCTCCAGCGGGGGGAAGCAGCCATTCCCACCAATTACGAGGAGAACTGA
- the rph gene encoding ribonuclease PH, which produces MTSEATAVPIVRADGRAPDQLRPISITRGWSNQAEGSALIEFGNTRVLCTASLTAGVPRWLKGEGRGWVTAEYAMLPRATNTRSDRESVKGKIGGRTHEISRLIGRSLRSIIDTKALGENTIVLDCDVLQADGGTRTAAITGAYVALADSIRFARDNKLIAKNAQPLVDTIAAVSVGIIDGVPMLDLPYVEDVRAETDMNVVVTGSGKFVEVQGTAEGAPFDRAELDQLLDLALLGTTQLAAIQRETLADTL; this is translated from the coding sequence ATGACTTCTGAAGCAACTGCAGTGCCCATTGTGCGCGCCGACGGCCGCGCCCCGGACCAGCTCCGGCCCATCAGTATCACCCGTGGATGGTCCAACCAGGCTGAGGGATCGGCCCTGATCGAGTTCGGCAACACCCGGGTCCTGTGCACGGCTTCCCTCACCGCAGGAGTGCCGCGCTGGCTCAAGGGGGAGGGCCGCGGCTGGGTCACGGCCGAGTACGCCATGCTGCCCCGCGCCACCAACACCCGCTCCGACCGCGAATCCGTCAAGGGCAAAATCGGCGGCCGCACCCACGAGATTTCCCGGCTCATCGGCCGCTCCCTGCGCTCCATCATCGACACCAAGGCCCTGGGCGAGAACACCATCGTGCTGGACTGCGACGTCCTGCAGGCCGACGGCGGAACCCGCACGGCAGCCATCACCGGCGCCTATGTTGCGCTCGCGGACTCCATCCGGTTCGCCCGTGACAACAAGCTGATCGCGAAGAACGCCCAGCCCCTGGTTGACACCATCGCAGCGGTCTCCGTGGGCATCATCGACGGCGTACCCATGCTGGACCTGCCCTACGTGGAGGACGTCCGGGCGGAAACCGACATGAACGTGGTGGTCACCGGCTCGGGCAAGTTCGTGGAGGTCCAGGGGACCGCCGAAGGCGCGCCCTTTGACCGCGCGGAACTGGACCAGCTCCTGGACCTGGCCCTGCTCGGAACCACCCAGCTCGCGGCGATCCAGCGCGAAACCCTGGCAGACACACTGTGA
- the rdgB gene encoding RdgB/HAM1 family non-canonical purine NTP pyrophosphatase: protein MSAAGTVPGQGVAPRLVLATHNKGKLRELRELLRGQVPGLDVDTQVVDAAAAGAPDVVETGVTFAENSLLKARAVAEATGLVAIADDSGLAVDVMGGAPGIFSARWAGSHGDDAANLRLLLNQLSDVPDAHRGAAFVCAAALAVPAANGDSGREVVEYGQLEGVLLREPRGDGGFGYDPVLQPVGETRSCAELSAGEKNAISHRGKAFRALVPAIVEALQYR from the coding sequence GTGAGTGCGGCAGGTACCGTCCCGGGGCAAGGCGTGGCCCCGCGCCTGGTCCTTGCCACCCATAACAAGGGCAAGCTGCGGGAGCTCCGCGAGCTCCTGCGCGGGCAGGTGCCAGGGCTCGACGTCGACACTCAAGTGGTGGACGCAGCAGCGGCAGGTGCCCCCGACGTCGTCGAAACGGGGGTGACGTTCGCCGAGAATTCCCTGCTCAAGGCGCGGGCCGTCGCCGAAGCGACAGGCCTGGTGGCCATCGCCGATGATTCCGGGCTCGCTGTGGATGTGATGGGCGGAGCGCCAGGTATTTTCTCGGCCCGGTGGGCCGGGAGCCATGGGGATGACGCCGCGAACCTGCGGCTTCTGCTCAACCAGCTCTCCGACGTCCCGGATGCCCACCGCGGCGCCGCCTTTGTCTGCGCGGCGGCACTGGCGGTCCCCGCGGCAAACGGCGATTCCGGACGCGAGGTAGTGGAGTACGGGCAGCTGGAGGGCGTCCTCCTGCGCGAACCCCGCGGTGACGGCGGCTTCGGCTACGACCCCGTGCTGCAGCCGGTGGGGGAGACCCGCAGTTGCGCGGAACTGTCCGCCGGCGAGAAGAACGCGATCAGCCACCGCGGCAAGGCGTTCCGGGCGCTTGTGCCGGCCATCGTCGAAGCACTGCAGTACCGCTAA
- a CDS encoding isochorismatase family protein yields MSRALIIVDVQNDFCEGGSLAVKGGAEVAGAISEYIDAHHNEFDHIVATQDWHINPGDHFSETPDFVDSWPPHCVAGTRGAELHPDLDTEYIEAYFQKGQFAAAYSGFEGLLAPEDAVPTGERQPGALPGTGEADRFTPDEDAIGLDDWLQSNDVEEVVVVGIATDYCVKATSLDAVQAGYSVTVIRPLTAGIADDLEETITELELGGVDVS; encoded by the coding sequence ATGTCCCGGGCCCTGATCATCGTCGATGTCCAGAACGATTTCTGTGAAGGGGGATCCCTCGCTGTCAAAGGCGGAGCGGAAGTGGCCGGCGCCATCAGCGAATACATCGACGCGCACCACAACGAGTTCGACCACATCGTGGCCACCCAGGACTGGCACATCAATCCGGGCGACCACTTCTCGGAAACCCCTGACTTCGTGGACAGCTGGCCGCCGCACTGTGTGGCGGGGACCCGGGGAGCGGAGCTTCACCCGGACCTGGACACCGAATACATCGAGGCCTATTTCCAGAAGGGGCAGTTCGCTGCCGCCTACTCCGGCTTTGAGGGACTGCTGGCACCTGAGGATGCCGTTCCCACCGGCGAGCGGCAGCCGGGCGCGCTGCCCGGCACCGGCGAAGCTGACCGGTTCACCCCGGATGAAGACGCCATCGGTCTGGACGACTGGCTGCAGAGCAACGACGTCGAGGAGGTGGTGGTGGTGGGCATCGCCACCGACTACTGCGTCAAAGCCACGTCACTGGATGCCGTGCAGGCGGGCTACTCCGTAACGGTCATCCGGCCCCTGACAGCGGGAATTGCCGATGACCTGGAGGAAACAATCACCGAGCTGGAACTCGGCGGCGTGGACGTCTCCTGA
- a CDS encoding exonuclease domain-containing protein codes for MGLDFTAIDFETANGFRGSPCSVGLTKVRGGKVVEEASWLMRPPASHDHFDYQNVRIHGITAADVAGMPRFGELFPEIGAFIGDDILAAHNAAFDLGVIRSGLEVSGLPGPAYDYVCTVMLSRRCYSLVSNSLPFAAEEAGVPLVNHHDAAEDARACAGILVDIAGRNGANSIAELYLSLGLMMPRQEAFDPARDTLSKASLAALSSAAASGAGLVRPFQGGWPEEGANPEPNPHAEPGHPLYGQTVVFTGQLSMGRPEAKQRSAEFGARTESRVTGRTTVLVVGDGFVAADLRSGRLTGKARRVLELHERGQAIEVLSEGEFLQMVNSFAGAVSA; via the coding sequence GTGGGTTTGGACTTTACGGCGATCGACTTCGAAACTGCCAACGGATTTCGGGGCTCACCCTGCTCGGTAGGCCTGACGAAAGTCCGCGGCGGCAAGGTTGTTGAGGAAGCCTCATGGCTGATGCGTCCGCCGGCCAGCCATGACCACTTCGATTACCAGAACGTCCGGATCCACGGGATCACTGCCGCCGACGTCGCGGGGATGCCCCGGTTTGGGGAGCTCTTCCCGGAGATCGGCGCTTTTATTGGCGATGACATCCTTGCGGCGCACAATGCGGCCTTCGATCTCGGTGTGATCCGCTCCGGGCTGGAAGTGTCAGGGCTGCCCGGCCCGGCCTACGACTACGTCTGCACCGTGATGCTTTCCAGGCGCTGCTACTCGCTGGTGTCCAATTCCCTGCCCTTTGCCGCGGAGGAGGCCGGGGTTCCCCTGGTCAACCACCACGACGCCGCCGAAGACGCCCGTGCCTGCGCCGGCATCCTGGTGGACATCGCCGGCCGCAACGGCGCCAACAGCATCGCCGAGCTCTACTTGTCGCTGGGGCTCATGATGCCGCGCCAGGAAGCCTTCGACCCCGCCCGGGACACGCTGTCCAAGGCCAGCCTCGCCGCCCTCTCCAGCGCCGCGGCCAGCGGGGCAGGGCTGGTCAGGCCCTTCCAGGGCGGCTGGCCGGAAGAGGGAGCAAACCCCGAGCCCAATCCGCACGCAGAGCCCGGCCACCCGCTCTACGGCCAGACAGTCGTTTTCACCGGACAGCTTTCCATGGGCCGGCCCGAAGCGAAGCAGCGCTCTGCCGAATTCGGTGCCCGGACGGAGAGCCGGGTCACGGGACGCACCACCGTCCTGGTGGTGGGGGATGGCTTTGTGGCCGCAGACCTCCGCTCGGGCAGGCTCACGGGCAAAGCCCGCCGGGTCCTGGAACTCCATGAGCGGGGACAGGCCATCGAGGTTCTTTCTGAGGGTGAATTCCTGCAGATGGTGAACAGTTTCGCCGGAGCCGTCAGCGCCTGA
- a CDS encoding DEAD/DEAH box helicase gives MTETLFGGPTLPPAYPERAAWGTAPKLRAWQQEALDLYLRASPRDFLAVATPGAGKTTFALRIASTLIDSGAVNRVTIVAPTDHLKRQWADAAAKVGIAIDPNFKNSDGQHGRGFIGVAVTYAQVASKPLLHRAKTEAARTLVILDEIHHGGEALSWGDGLREAFDPAARRLSLTGTPFRSDTSPIPFVEYAEDRDGIRRSKADYTYGYGNALRDHVVRPVMFMAYSGQMRWRTSAGEEMAASLGEAAVTKDITSHAWRTALNPAGEWIPAVLAGADKRLSEVRRTVPDAGGLVIATDHEDARAYAGQLKRITGESPTVILSDDAKASSKIEEFTASEKRWMVAVRMVSEGVDVPRLSVGVYATSTSTPLFFAQAVGRFVRARKRGETASVFLPSVPQLMALANSMEAERDHALDRPEKEDGDGLFNPEDSLMAEANREDKASDSLTKGKFEALDSQASFDRVLFDGGEFGTGGEVGSEDELDFLGIPGLLDAEQVGTLLRQRQHEQLNRKNRKAPAAAAAPGPAVPDHRLLMDLRNELAKNVAAWSARTGTPHGVVHTKLRTVCGGPPVAQANEEQLQSRLRKLQDWFIGRK, from the coding sequence GTGACGGAGACGCTCTTTGGCGGCCCCACCCTGCCTCCGGCTTATCCGGAACGTGCAGCCTGGGGAACCGCCCCGAAACTCCGTGCCTGGCAGCAGGAAGCCCTGGACCTCTACCTGAGGGCAAGTCCGCGGGACTTCTTGGCGGTGGCCACCCCCGGCGCCGGTAAAACCACTTTCGCGCTCCGTATCGCGTCCACGCTGATCGACTCCGGAGCGGTGAACCGCGTGACCATCGTGGCACCCACGGACCACCTGAAGCGCCAGTGGGCGGACGCGGCTGCCAAAGTCGGCATCGCCATCGACCCCAACTTCAAGAACTCCGACGGCCAGCACGGCCGCGGCTTCATCGGTGTCGCCGTGACCTATGCCCAAGTGGCCAGCAAGCCCCTGCTGCACCGGGCCAAAACGGAGGCCGCGCGGACACTGGTGATTCTTGACGAAATCCACCACGGTGGCGAGGCACTCTCCTGGGGCGACGGCCTCCGGGAGGCATTCGACCCCGCAGCGCGCCGGCTCTCCCTGACCGGAACACCCTTCCGCTCAGATACCTCGCCCATTCCGTTCGTGGAGTACGCGGAGGACCGGGACGGCATCCGCCGTTCCAAGGCGGACTACACCTACGGCTACGGCAACGCCCTGCGGGACCACGTGGTCCGGCCGGTGATGTTTATGGCGTACTCGGGCCAGATGCGCTGGCGCACCAGCGCCGGCGAGGAGATGGCGGCGTCGCTCGGCGAGGCCGCCGTGACCAAGGACATCACCTCACATGCCTGGCGGACGGCCCTGAACCCGGCGGGCGAATGGATTCCAGCCGTACTGGCCGGGGCGGACAAACGGCTGAGTGAAGTGCGCCGCACCGTCCCCGATGCCGGCGGACTGGTGATTGCCACGGACCACGAGGACGCCCGGGCGTACGCCGGACAGTTGAAAAGGATCACGGGGGAATCGCCCACCGTCATCCTGTCCGATGATGCCAAGGCCTCCAGCAAGATCGAGGAATTCACCGCCAGCGAGAAACGGTGGATGGTGGCCGTCCGCATGGTGTCTGAAGGCGTCGACGTTCCCCGGCTGTCCGTCGGGGTGTACGCCACTTCCACCTCAACCCCGCTGTTTTTCGCCCAGGCCGTGGGCCGCTTCGTGCGTGCCCGCAAAAGGGGCGAGACGGCGTCGGTCTTCCTGCCCTCGGTACCCCAGCTGATGGCGCTGGCCAACTCGATGGAGGCCGAACGGGACCATGCCCTGGACCGGCCGGAGAAAGAGGACGGGGACGGCCTCTTCAACCCGGAAGACTCGCTGATGGCGGAGGCCAACCGTGAGGACAAGGCCTCCGACAGCCTGACCAAGGGCAAGTTCGAAGCCCTGGACTCCCAGGCGTCCTTTGACCGCGTCCTGTTCGACGGCGGCGAGTTCGGAACCGGTGGTGAAGTGGGCTCCGAGGACGAGCTGGACTTCCTGGGCATTCCCGGGCTGCTGGACGCCGAGCAGGTGGGCACACTCCTGCGGCAACGCCAGCATGAGCAGCTCAACCGCAAGAACCGGAAGGCTCCCGCGGCGGCGGCTGCTCCTGGACCGGCGGTCCCCGACCACCGGCTGCTGATGGACCTCCGGAACGAGCTGGCCAAAAACGTGGCTGCCTGGTCAGCCCGGACCGGCACGCCGCACGGCGTGGTGCACACCAAGCTGCGAACGGTGTGCGGAGGCCCGCCCGTGGCCCAGGCGAACGAGGAACAGCTGCAGTCCCGCCTGCGGAAGCTTCAGGACTGGTTCATCGGCAGGAAATAA
- the murI gene encoding glutamate racemase → MTTASSMDPSAEAAGSEASDLPAAAVESRPIGVFDSGVGGLTVARSIIDQLPNESILYVGDTAHGPYGPLPIAEVRANALGVMDELVDSGVKLLTIACNSASAAVLRDARERYTAKYGIPVIEVIQPAVRRAVAATRSGRVGVIGTSATVGSRAYEDTFAAAPDLEITSVACPEFVSYVEAGITTGPALLAVAEEYLAPLKAAGVDTVVLGCTHYPLLTGVISYVMGADVTLVSSAEETAKDVYRALATHDLQRMETAPPEHHFVATGDAAQFEALARRFLGPEVLSVRHVDHVAAQYPTGSLARITPEMIAAAQSAGARPRISNFVGSSVAGGQGQ, encoded by the coding sequence ATGACAACAGCCTCGAGCATGGACCCGTCAGCTGAAGCAGCAGGGTCCGAAGCCAGCGACCTGCCGGCCGCCGCCGTCGAATCCCGGCCCATCGGTGTGTTCGACTCCGGAGTGGGCGGCCTGACCGTGGCACGCTCCATCATTGACCAGCTCCCCAACGAGTCCATCCTCTACGTGGGGGATACCGCGCACGGGCCTTACGGTCCGCTGCCCATTGCGGAAGTCCGTGCCAACGCCCTGGGCGTGATGGACGAACTGGTGGACTCCGGCGTCAAGCTGCTCACCATAGCCTGCAACTCGGCGTCGGCCGCTGTGCTCCGTGACGCCCGCGAGAGGTATACGGCGAAGTACGGCATCCCTGTCATCGAGGTCATCCAGCCGGCGGTGCGGCGCGCCGTTGCCGCCACCCGCAGTGGAAGGGTGGGGGTGATCGGCACGTCCGCCACCGTGGGCTCGCGGGCCTACGAGGATACCTTTGCCGCCGCGCCGGACCTGGAAATCACGTCGGTGGCCTGCCCGGAATTCGTCAGCTACGTGGAGGCCGGAATTACCACCGGACCTGCCCTGCTGGCTGTGGCGGAGGAGTACCTGGCCCCGCTGAAGGCCGCCGGGGTGGACACCGTGGTCCTGGGCTGCACGCATTACCCGCTGCTGACCGGCGTCATCTCATATGTGATGGGAGCGGACGTCACCCTGGTGTCCAGCGCGGAGGAGACCGCCAAGGACGTCTATCGAGCCCTGGCCACCCACGACCTCCAGCGTATGGAAACTGCCCCGCCCGAACACCATTTCGTGGCGACCGGGGATGCCGCCCAGTTTGAGGCGCTCGCCCGCAGGTTCCTTGGCCCTGAAGTCCTTTCCGTCCGGCACGTGGACCACGTGGCGGCCCAGTATCCCACCGGCAGCCTGGCCCGCATCACCCCGGAAATGATCGCGGCCGCTCAGAGCGCCGGCGCCCGCCCGCGGATCTCCAATTTTGTGGGCAGTTCCGTGGCCGGGGGTCAAGGCCAGTGA
- a CDS encoding VTT domain-containing protein — protein MNDFAVSMLGGAGPVQPQLASFLPDWLNPQVFLADPALAPWVVLLVCGIVFAETGLLVGFFLPGDSMLFTAGLLVATDTIKFNVWLLALLIVVSAIVGNQTGYLIGSKAGPAIFNKPNSRLFKRENIENAHAFFEKHGGKALILARFVPIIRTFVPVIVGVAQMSKKKFFVYNVIGAFLWGGGVTLLGYLLGDRIPWVRDNLDIIFIAIVLVSVLPIGVEVLRGMAARRQATAYGTDPVDEFIEEHAPEEEHKTPRHLGGTRPE, from the coding sequence ATGAACGACTTCGCTGTGTCCATGCTGGGCGGTGCGGGACCGGTGCAGCCACAGTTGGCATCCTTCCTGCCCGACTGGCTGAACCCCCAGGTCTTCCTGGCTGATCCTGCCCTCGCACCGTGGGTGGTCCTGCTTGTCTGCGGCATCGTCTTCGCAGAAACCGGGCTGCTGGTGGGCTTCTTCCTGCCGGGTGACTCGATGCTGTTCACCGCCGGCCTGCTGGTGGCCACGGACACCATTAAATTCAACGTGTGGCTGCTCGCCCTGCTGATTGTTGTGTCGGCCATCGTGGGCAACCAGACCGGTTACCTCATCGGATCCAAAGCCGGCCCGGCGATCTTCAACAAGCCCAATTCCCGCCTCTTCAAGCGCGAGAACATTGAGAATGCCCACGCCTTCTTCGAAAAGCACGGCGGAAAAGCCCTGATCCTTGCACGCTTCGTGCCGATCATCAGGACCTTTGTCCCGGTCATTGTGGGCGTTGCGCAGATGAGCAAAAAGAAGTTCTTCGTTTACAACGTCATTGGTGCCTTCCTCTGGGGCGGCGGCGTGACGCTCCTGGGGTACCTGCTGGGAGACCGGATCCCCTGGGTGCGGGACAACCTGGACATTATCTTCATCGCTATCGTGCTGGTGTCGGTTCTGCCCATCGGGGTGGAGGTCCTCCGCGGCATGGCCGCCAGGCGGCAGGCCACGGCGTACGGCACGGACCCCGTGGACGAGTTCATTGAAGAACACGCGCCCGAGGAAGAGCACAAGACGCCCCGCCACCTTGGCGGAACGCGGCCCGAGTAG
- the clpS gene encoding ATP-dependent Clp protease adapter ClpS, producing the protein MTLSVALGPDTQEGTRTGTAESTDFLAAPDIPWNLVIWNDPVNLMSYVSYVFQSYFGYSETKANKLMMEVHKKGRSIVANGSKEQVERHAVAMHGFGLWATVEKASGGSGGNSGKSGGSGQGKGKRG; encoded by the coding sequence ATGACCTTAAGCGTTGCGCTCGGCCCTGATACGCAAGAGGGCACCCGGACCGGCACGGCGGAGTCCACCGATTTCCTGGCCGCCCCGGACATCCCCTGGAACCTGGTGATCTGGAATGACCCGGTCAATCTCATGAGCTACGTCAGCTACGTGTTCCAAAGCTACTTCGGCTACTCGGAGACCAAAGCGAACAAGCTCATGATGGAGGTTCACAAGAAGGGCCGCTCGATCGTTGCCAACGGCAGCAAGGAACAGGTGGAGCGCCACGCGGTGGCCATGCACGGCTTCGGGCTGTGGGCCACGGTGGAGAAGGCCAGCGGTGGATCGGGCGGTAATTCAGGAAAGTCCGGCGGGTCCGGCCAGGGTAAGGGGAAGCGTGGCTAA
- a CDS encoding DUF3039 domain-containing protein: MTSMTDPLENDPMRELSGAGTSTATIEREELRQEVEPGDRERFSHYVRKEKIMESALTGEPVIALCGKVWTPGRDPQKFPVCPMCKEVYDGLRPGNDGGKGPGGDSGNNK, encoded by the coding sequence ATGACTAGCATGACGGACCCTCTCGAAAACGACCCGATGCGCGAGCTTTCCGGGGCTGGAACGTCCACAGCCACCATTGAGCGCGAGGAACTGCGCCAAGAGGTGGAGCCCGGGGACCGGGAGCGCTTTTCGCACTATGTGCGCAAGGAAAAGATCATGGAGTCCGCGCTGACCGGCGAGCCTGTCATCGCCCTGTGCGGCAAAGTCTGGACGCCGGGCCGGGATCCGCAAAAGTTCCCGGTGTGCCCTATGTGCAAAGAGGTCTATGACGGCCTCCGCCCGGGCAACGACGGCGGCAAGGGTCCCGGAGGGGACTCAGGCAACAACAAATAG
- a CDS encoding DUF2017 domain-containing protein, which produces MAKAFKYGLKGITGYLEPTERELLRSLIDDVISMLQPEERKGQDPLAAMIGLDMDVAEPTDRAMKRLLPNVMKNDDGASLEFRQLTERSLRETKIGALRAAALDLDKDEIVLTAEGARHWSTALNDVRLVLAERLDIQDEEDAEHVHLMQDWSQAEDVESYLALVYNFATWLQESLVQAMLQSLDTRR; this is translated from the coding sequence GTGGCTAAGGCGTTCAAGTACGGACTTAAAGGAATCACCGGCTACCTGGAGCCCACCGAGCGGGAGCTGCTGCGCAGCCTCATCGACGACGTCATCTCCATGCTTCAGCCGGAGGAGCGGAAAGGCCAGGACCCGCTGGCCGCCATGATCGGCCTCGACATGGACGTCGCCGAGCCCACGGACAGGGCAATGAAGCGGCTGCTTCCGAATGTGATGAAGAACGACGACGGCGCGTCGCTGGAGTTCCGCCAGCTCACCGAGCGGTCCCTCCGTGAGACAAAGATCGGAGCCCTCCGGGCCGCCGCGCTGGACCTGGACAAGGATGAGATCGTCCTGACCGCCGAGGGAGCCCGGCACTGGTCAACCGCGCTGAACGACGTCCGGCTGGTCCTGGCCGAGCGCCTGGACATCCAGGACGAAGAGGACGCCGAGCACGTCCACCTCATGCAGGACTGGTCCCAGGCCGAGGATGTGGAGAGCTACCTGGCCCTGGTCTACAACTTCGCCACCTGGCTGCAGGAATCGCTGGTCCAGGCTATGCTCCAGTCGCTGGACACCCGCCGTTGA